The proteins below come from a single Streptomyces sp. B3I8 genomic window:
- a CDS encoding MaoC family dehydratase N-terminal domain-containing protein — MALDQSFVGRSYPPTAPYEVGREKIREFAEAVGAADPAYTDPEAAKALGHADVIAPPTFVFAISFKAAGQVIEDPQLGLDFSRVVHGDQKFAYTRPVRAGDRLTVTSTIEAIRSMAGNDILDIRGEVHDESGEHVVTAWTKLVARAAEEGA, encoded by the coding sequence ATGGCGCTCGACCAGTCCTTCGTGGGGCGGTCCTACCCGCCCACCGCCCCCTACGAGGTGGGCCGGGAGAAGATCCGCGAGTTCGCGGAGGCAGTGGGGGCCGCCGACCCGGCGTACACCGACCCCGAGGCCGCCAAGGCGCTCGGGCACGCGGATGTGATCGCCCCGCCGACCTTCGTCTTCGCGATCTCCTTCAAGGCCGCGGGCCAGGTGATCGAGGACCCGCAGCTCGGACTGGACTTCAGCCGCGTCGTGCACGGCGACCAGAAGTTCGCCTACACCCGGCCGGTGCGCGCCGGCGACCGGCTCACGGTCACCTCGACCATCGAGGCGATCAGGTCCATGGCCGGCAACGACATCCTGGACATCCGCGGCGAGGTGCACGACGAGTCGGGCGAGCACGTCGTGACCGCCTGGACCAAGCTCGTGGCCCGCGCGGCCGAAGAGGGGGCGTGA
- a CDS encoding MaoC family dehydratase, giving the protein MAAKIAYADVEVGTELPAQTFPVNRATLVRYAGASGDFNPIHWNERFAREVGLPDVIAHGMFTMASAIRVVTDWAGDPGAVVEYGVRFTKPVVVPDDDKGALVEVSAKIAAKLDDNTVRVDLTATSAGQKVLGMSRAVVRLA; this is encoded by the coding sequence ATGGCGGCGAAGATCGCGTACGCCGACGTCGAGGTCGGCACCGAGCTGCCCGCGCAGACGTTCCCTGTGAACCGGGCCACGTTGGTCCGGTACGCGGGCGCCTCCGGCGACTTCAACCCGATCCACTGGAACGAGCGGTTCGCCAGGGAGGTCGGGCTGCCGGACGTCATCGCGCACGGCATGTTCACCATGGCCTCGGCGATCCGCGTGGTCACCGACTGGGCCGGTGACCCGGGGGCGGTCGTCGAGTACGGCGTCCGCTTCACCAAGCCGGTCGTCGTCCCGGACGACGACAAGGGCGCCCTCGTCGAGGTCAGCGCCAAGATCGCCGCCAAGCTCGACGACAACACCGTCCGCGTGGACCTGACGGCGACCAGCGCCGGACAGAAGGTGCTCGGCATGTCCCGCGCGGTCGTCCGGCTGGCCTGA
- a CDS encoding TetR/AcrR family transcriptional regulator, with amino-acid sequence MVRMSAEERRESVIRAATNEFARGGYNGTSTEVIARRVGVSQPYLFRLFPDKRAIFRAATVRCTAEITEALGKAGEGLRGEEALHAMANAYTRLIADRPELLQMQMQTYVAVAAAEQDGDHEFGEAVRAQWMNMWDTVHLPLGADVDETTTFLAYGMLVNCLVAMGFPPEHRVWEGLYPSARVKGRLEK; translated from the coding sequence ATGGTCAGGATGAGCGCGGAAGAGCGGCGCGAAAGCGTCATCCGTGCGGCGACGAACGAGTTCGCCCGCGGCGGTTACAACGGCACGTCCACCGAGGTGATCGCCAGGCGGGTCGGAGTGTCGCAGCCGTACCTCTTCCGGCTCTTCCCGGACAAGCGGGCGATCTTCCGCGCGGCGACCGTGCGCTGTACGGCCGAGATCACCGAGGCGCTCGGGAAGGCGGGCGAGGGGCTGCGGGGTGAGGAGGCCCTGCATGCCATGGCCAACGCCTATACGCGACTCATCGCCGATCGCCCCGAGCTGCTGCAGATGCAGATGCAGACGTACGTCGCCGTGGCCGCCGCCGAGCAGGACGGCGACCACGAGTTCGGCGAGGCCGTGCGGGCCCAGTGGATGAACATGTGGGACACCGTCCACCTCCCGCTCGGCGCGGACGTCGACGAGACGACGACCTTCCTGGCGTACGGAATGCTAGTCAACTGCCTGGTCGCGATGGGTTTCCCGCCCGAGCACCGGGTGTGGGAAGGGCTGTACCCGTCGGCCCGGGTCAAGGGCCGGCTGGAGAAGTAG
- a CDS encoding MFS transporter produces MSQQTARRGGTVWALVLTSTAGFMASLDNLVVTTALPSIREDLGGALDDLEWTVSAYTLTFAVLLMFGAALGDRFGRRRLFVTGLTVFTAASAAAAMAPGIDSLIAARAVQGVGAAIMMPLTLTLLTAAVPAAKRGMAFGIWGAVNGLAVASGPLIGGSLTEHVSWHWIFWLNVPIGLALLPLARLRLAESYGTGARLDPIGTVLASGGLFGIVYGLVRGPADGWTSSLVLTGLFAGTALLTGFVVHGSRAANPMLPMRLFRSRAFAGINAASLLMFLGMFGSIFLLSQYMQGVLGYSPTEAGLRMLPWTGMPMLIAPVAGYLADRVGGRPVVAAGLFLQALGLGYLAAVVTADASYAAQLPGLIVSGVGMSLYFAPASHLVMSSVREGEQGIASGANNALREVGGALGVAVMASIFSAQGGYETAEAFVDGLRPALVVGAGVVALAGGAALVIPGRRRSEKSVAVEDAEGVADVVGGAAVRGDVLEVVAER; encoded by the coding sequence ATGTCGCAACAGACCGCACGCCGGGGAGGGACCGTCTGGGCCCTCGTCCTCACCAGCACCGCCGGTTTCATGGCGTCGCTCGACAACCTCGTCGTCACCACCGCGCTGCCCTCGATCCGCGAGGATCTCGGGGGCGCGCTGGACGACCTGGAATGGACCGTGAGCGCCTACACGCTCACCTTCGCCGTCCTGCTCATGTTCGGTGCCGCGCTCGGCGACCGGTTCGGCCGGCGGCGGCTCTTCGTCACCGGACTCACCGTCTTCACCGCCGCGTCGGCCGCCGCGGCCATGGCACCCGGCATCGACTCGCTGATCGCCGCCCGGGCCGTGCAGGGCGTCGGCGCGGCGATCATGATGCCGCTCACCCTGACCCTGCTCACCGCCGCCGTACCCGCCGCCAAGCGCGGCATGGCCTTCGGCATCTGGGGCGCCGTCAACGGACTCGCCGTCGCCTCCGGGCCGCTCATCGGCGGCAGTCTCACCGAACACGTGTCCTGGCACTGGATCTTCTGGCTGAACGTGCCGATAGGCCTCGCCCTGCTGCCGCTCGCCCGGCTCCGCCTCGCCGAGTCCTACGGCACCGGGGCCCGGCTCGACCCGATCGGTACCGTGCTCGCCAGCGGTGGCCTCTTCGGCATCGTCTACGGGCTGGTCCGCGGCCCCGCCGACGGCTGGACGAGCAGCCTGGTGCTGACCGGGCTGTTCGCCGGGACGGCGCTGCTGACCGGGTTCGTGGTGCACGGCTCGCGCGCCGCGAACCCCATGCTTCCGATGCGCCTGTTCCGCTCCCGTGCCTTCGCCGGGATCAACGCGGCGAGCCTGCTGATGTTCCTCGGCATGTTCGGCTCGATCTTCCTGCTCAGCCAGTACATGCAGGGGGTGCTCGGCTACTCGCCCACGGAGGCGGGACTGCGGATGCTGCCGTGGACCGGCATGCCGATGCTGATCGCCCCGGTCGCGGGCTATCTCGCCGACCGGGTCGGAGGGCGGCCGGTGGTCGCCGCGGGGCTCTTCCTCCAGGCGCTCGGGCTCGGATATCTCGCCGCGGTGGTCACGGCCGACGCGTCGTACGCGGCGCAGCTGCCGGGGCTGATCGTGAGCGGCGTGGGAATGTCCCTGTACTTCGCACCGGCTTCGCACCTCGTGATGTCGAGCGTGCGGGAGGGGGAGCAGGGGATCGCCTCCGGGGCGAACAACGCGTTGCGCGAGGTGGGAGGCGCGCTGGGCGTCGCCGTGATGGCGTCCATCTTCTCCGCGCAGGGCGGCTACGAGACGGCGGAGGCGTTCGTGGACGGGCTGCGGCCGGCGCTGGTGGTCGGCGCGGGGGTTGTCGCCCTCGCCGGTGGAGCGGCGCTGGTGATTCCCGGACGGCGGCGGTCGGAGAAGAGCGTGGCGGTCGAGGACGCCGAGGGCGTCGCAGACGTTGTGGGCGGGGCGGCCGTGCGGGGGGATGTGCTGGAGGTGGTGGCGGAGCGCTGA
- a CDS encoding UDP-N-acetylmuramate dehydrogenase, with protein MAARRLWGVQVLHDASLAPLTTFRLGGPVDRLVTAAEDAEVVEVVREADASGTPLLLIGGGSNLVVGDKGFAGTALRIATRGIELDGNRLEVAAGEVWSDVVARTVEAGLAGIECLAGIPGSAGATPVQNVGAYGQEVSSTLTEVIAYDRRAGETVTLTNGECAFSYRHSRFKADPERYVVLRVRFALEDAGGLSAPLKYAETARALGVGPGERVPLADARETVLKLRAGKGMVLDPEDHDTWSAGSFFTNPILDDEAFAAFRSRVRERLGDGVEPPAYPAGEGRTKTSAAWLIDRAGFTKGYGGGPARISTKHTLALTNRGGATTEDLLALAREVVAGVREAFGVTLVNEPVMVGVDLQV; from the coding sequence ATGGCGGCCCGTAGGCTTTGGGGCGTGCAGGTACTTCATGATGCTTCGCTCGCCCCCCTGACCACCTTCCGGCTCGGCGGTCCGGTGGACCGGCTGGTCACCGCGGCCGAGGACGCCGAGGTGGTCGAGGTCGTGCGGGAGGCCGACGCCTCCGGGACGCCGTTGCTGCTGATCGGCGGGGGATCGAACCTGGTCGTCGGGGACAAAGGCTTCGCGGGGACCGCCCTGCGCATCGCCACCCGCGGGATCGAACTCGACGGGAACCGTCTGGAGGTGGCGGCCGGCGAGGTGTGGAGCGACGTGGTCGCACGCACCGTCGAGGCGGGGCTCGCCGGCATCGAGTGCCTCGCCGGAATCCCCGGCTCCGCCGGCGCGACGCCGGTGCAGAACGTCGGCGCGTACGGCCAGGAGGTCTCCTCCACCCTCACCGAGGTGATCGCCTACGACCGCCGCGCCGGCGAGACGGTGACCCTCACCAACGGGGAGTGCGCCTTCTCGTACCGGCACAGCCGCTTCAAGGCCGACCCGGAGCGGTACGTCGTCCTGCGCGTCCGGTTCGCCCTGGAGGACGCCGGCGGGCTGTCGGCGCCCCTGAAGTACGCCGAGACCGCGCGGGCGCTGGGCGTCGGACCGGGGGAGCGCGTGCCGCTCGCCGACGCGCGCGAGACGGTGCTGAAGCTGCGCGCCGGCAAGGGCATGGTGCTGGACCCCGAGGACCACGACACGTGGTCGGCCGGGTCCTTCTTCACCAACCCGATCCTCGACGACGAGGCGTTCGCCGCCTTCCGCAGCCGCGTGCGGGAACGGCTCGGCGACGGCGTGGAGCCGCCCGCGTACCCGGCGGGGGAGGGCCGCACCAAGACCTCGGCGGCCTGGCTGATCGACCGCGCCGGCTTCACCAAGGGCTACGGCGGCGGCCCCGCCCGCATCTCCACCAAGCACACCCTCGCGCTCACCAACCGCGGCGGGGCCACCACCGAGGACCTCCTCGCACTGGCCCGGGAGGTCGTGGCCGGGGTCCGCGAGGCGTTCGGGGTCACCCTGGTCAACGAGCCGGTGATGGTCGGCGTCGACCTACAGGTGTGA
- a CDS encoding adenosine deaminase, producing the protein MERVRELSEQRGARDVSELPKAHLHLHFTGSMRPATLLELADKYGVHLPDALTEALLGGEPPRLRATDERGWFRFQRLYDAARSCLREPEDIQRLVREAAEEDVRDGSRWLEIQVDPTSYAPRLGGLIPALEIILDAVDSARRETGLHMRVLVAANRMKHPLDARTLARLAVRYADRGVVGFGLSNDERRGMARDFDRAFAIAREGGLLSAPHGGELNGPPSVRDCLDDLHANRLGHGVRAAEDPRLLARLAERGVTCEVCPASNVALGVYEKPEDVPLRTLYEAGVPMALGADDPLLFGSRLAAQYEIARRHHGFTDAELAELARQSVRGSAAPEDVRAGLLADIDAWLAAPPAAAAGRTPAPASHL; encoded by the coding sequence ATGGAGCGTGTACGTGAACTCTCCGAGCAACGCGGTGCCCGCGATGTCTCCGAGCTGCCGAAGGCCCATCTGCATCTGCACTTCACCGGGTCGATGCGGCCCGCCACCCTGCTGGAACTCGCCGACAAGTACGGCGTGCACCTGCCCGACGCGCTGACCGAGGCCCTCCTCGGCGGCGAGCCGCCGAGACTGCGGGCGACGGACGAACGCGGCTGGTTCCGCTTCCAGCGGCTGTACGACGCGGCCCGCTCGTGCCTGCGGGAACCGGAGGACATCCAGCGGCTGGTCCGGGAGGCGGCCGAGGAGGACGTCCGGGACGGCTCCCGGTGGCTGGAGATCCAGGTGGATCCCACGTCGTACGCCCCCCGGCTGGGCGGGCTGATCCCGGCGCTGGAGATCATCCTGGACGCGGTCGACTCGGCGCGCCGGGAGACGGGTCTGCACATGCGCGTCCTGGTGGCCGCGAACCGCATGAAGCACCCGCTGGACGCCCGCACCCTGGCCCGGCTGGCCGTGCGGTACGCGGACCGGGGCGTCGTGGGCTTCGGCCTGTCGAACGACGAGCGGCGCGGCATGGCCCGCGACTTCGACCGCGCGTTCGCCATCGCGCGCGAGGGCGGTCTGCTGTCGGCCCCGCACGGCGGCGAGCTGAACGGCCCGCCGTCGGTCCGCGACTGCCTCGACGACCTGCACGCCAACCGGCTCGGCCACGGCGTCCGGGCGGCCGAGGACCCGCGGCTGCTGGCGCGGCTGGCCGAGCGCGGCGTGACCTGCGAGGTGTGCCCGGCCTCCAACGTGGCGCTCGGCGTCTACGAGAAGCCGGAGGACGTCCCGCTGCGGACGCTCTACGAGGCGGGCGTGCCGATGGCGCTGGGCGCCGACGACCCGCTGCTGTTCGGCTCGCGCCTGGCGGCGCAGTACGAGATCGCCCGCCGCCACCACGGCTTCACCGACGCGGAGCTGGCGGAGCTGGCCCGCCAGTCGGTACGGGGGTCGGCGGCGCCGGAGGACGTACGGGCCGGGCTGCTGGCGGACATCGACGCGTGGCTCGCCGCCCCGCCGGCCGCCGCTGCCGGGCGCACGCCCGCCCCGGCCTCACACCTGTAG
- a CDS encoding pyridoxal phosphate-dependent aminotransferase has protein sequence MSPATPPTERRVSARVGAISESATLAVDAKAKALKAAGRPVIGFGAGEPDFPTPDYIVEAAVEACKNPKYHRYTPAGGLPELKAAIAAKTLRDSDYEVDPSQILVTNGGKQAIYNAFAAILDPGDEVIVPAPYWTTYPESIRLAGGVPVEVVADETTGYRVSVEQLEAARTEKTKCVLFVSPSNPTGAVYGRAEAEAIGRWAVEHGLWVLTDEIYEHLVYGDATFTSLPALLPELRDKCIVVNGVAKTYAMTGWRVGWIIGPKDVVKAATNLQSHATSNVNNVAQVAALAAVSGNLDAVAQMREAFDRRRKLIVRMLNEIDGVLCPEPEGAFYAYPSVKELLGKDIRGRRPQSSVELAALILEEAEVAVVPGEAFGTPGYLRLSYALGDEDLVEGVSRIQKLLAEARD, from the coding sequence ATGAGCCCTGCAACCCCTCCCACCGAGCGCCGGGTCTCCGCCCGCGTCGGCGCGATCTCCGAGTCCGCCACCCTCGCCGTGGACGCCAAGGCGAAGGCCCTGAAGGCCGCCGGACGCCCGGTGATCGGCTTCGGCGCCGGTGAGCCCGACTTCCCGACGCCGGACTACATCGTCGAGGCCGCCGTCGAGGCGTGCAAGAACCCGAAGTACCACCGGTACACGCCGGCCGGCGGCCTGCCCGAGCTGAAGGCCGCGATCGCCGCGAAGACGCTGCGCGACTCGGACTACGAGGTCGACCCGTCGCAGATCCTCGTCACCAACGGCGGCAAGCAGGCCATCTACAACGCCTTCGCCGCGATCCTGGACCCGGGCGACGAGGTCATCGTCCCGGCCCCGTACTGGACGACGTACCCCGAGTCGATCCGGCTGGCCGGCGGTGTCCCGGTGGAGGTCGTCGCCGACGAGACCACCGGTTACCGGGTGAGCGTCGAGCAGCTCGAGGCCGCGCGCACCGAGAAGACCAAGTGCGTCCTGTTCGTCTCCCCGTCCAACCCCACCGGCGCGGTCTACGGCCGGGCCGAGGCGGAGGCGATCGGCCGCTGGGCCGTCGAGCACGGCCTGTGGGTGCTCACCGACGAGATCTACGAGCACCTCGTCTACGGCGACGCCACCTTCACCTCGTTGCCGGCGCTCCTACCCGAGCTGCGCGACAAGTGCATCGTGGTCAACGGCGTGGCCAAGACGTACGCGATGACCGGCTGGCGGGTGGGCTGGATCATCGGCCCCAAGGACGTCGTCAAGGCGGCCACCAACCTGCAGTCGCACGCCACGTCGAACGTGAACAACGTGGCCCAGGTGGCCGCGCTGGCCGCCGTCTCCGGGAACCTGGACGCGGTCGCACAGATGCGCGAGGCCTTCGACCGGCGCCGCAAGCTCATCGTGCGGATGCTCAACGAGATCGACGGCGTCCTGTGCCCCGAGCCGGAGGGCGCGTTCTACGCATACCCCTCGGTCAAGGAGCTCCTCGGCAAGGACATCCGCGGGCGGCGTCCGCAGAGCTCGGTGGAGCTGGCCGCGCTGATCCTGGAGGAGGCCGAGGTCGCGGTCGTCCCGGGCGAGGCCTTCGGCACGCCGGGTTACCTGCGGCTGTCGTACGCGCTGGGCGACGAGGACCTCGTCGAGGGCGTGAGCCGCATCCAGAAGCTGCTGGCGGAGGCGCGGGACTGA
- the secE gene encoding preprotein translocase subunit SecE — translation MTDAVGSLDAPDAQDEVSESKKQRRGGKRGKKGPLKRLALFYRQIVAELRKVVWPSRNQLTSYTTVVIFFVAIMIGLVTVIDYGLNHAAKYVFG, via the coding sequence ATGACGGACGCCGTGGGCTCCCTCGACGCGCCTGACGCCCAGGACGAGGTGTCGGAGAGCAAGAAGCAGCGCAGGGGCGGTAAGCGGGGCAAGAAGGGCCCCCTCAAGCGCCTCGCCCTCTTCTACCGCCAGATCGTCGCGGAACTCCGCAAGGTCGTCTGGCCGTCGCGCAACCAGCTGACGTCGTACACCACCGTGGTGATCTTCTTCGTCGCCATCATGATCGGTCTGGTGACCGTGATTGACTATGGCCTCAACCACGCAGCGAAGTACGTCTTCGGCTGA
- the rplK gene encoding 50S ribosomal protein L11, whose protein sequence is MPPKKKKVTGLIKLQIQAGAANPAPPVGPALGQHGVNIMEFCKAYNAATESQRGWVIPVEITVYEDRSFTFITKTPPAAKMILKAAGVEKGSGEPHKTKVAKITQAQVREIAETKMADLNANDLDAASKIIAGTARSMGVTVEG, encoded by the coding sequence ATGCCTCCCAAGAAGAAGAAGGTCACGGGGCTCATCAAGCTCCAGATCCAGGCCGGTGCCGCCAACCCGGCTCCGCCGGTCGGCCCCGCGCTGGGTCAGCACGGTGTCAACATCATGGAGTTCTGCAAGGCCTACAACGCCGCGACCGAGTCGCAGCGCGGCTGGGTGATCCCGGTGGAGATCACGGTCTACGAGGACCGCTCCTTCACCTTCATCACCAAGACCCCGCCGGCCGCCAAGATGATCCTCAAGGCCGCGGGCGTGGAGAAGGGTTCCGGCGAGCCGCACAAGACCAAGGTCGCCAAGATCACGCAGGCCCAGGTCCGCGAGATCGCCGAGACCAAGATGGCCGACCTCAACGCCAACGACCTGGACGCCGCCTCGAAGATCATCGCGGGCACCGCGCGTTCCATGGGCGTCACGGTCGAGGGCTGA